In the Phycisphaerales bacterium genome, one interval contains:
- the rpmC gene encoding 50S ribosomal protein L29, whose protein sequence is MKAKEVHKLSDEEIGIEVVRLRRQLFDLTTQEVTEKIQDTSQYGHTKKDIARLLTEKRMRQIQSDSRKSL, encoded by the coding sequence ATGAAAGCTAAAGAAGTACATAAGCTGAGTGATGAGGAGATTGGAATCGAAGTGGTGCGTTTGCGCCGCCAACTCTTTGACCTGACTACCCAGGAGGTCACAGAGAAGATTCAAGATACTTCTCAGTATGGTCATACAAAAAAAGATATTGCAAGACTATTGACCGAGAAACGAATGCGTCAGATTCAGTCTGATAGTCGAAAGAGTCTTTGA
- the secY gene encoding preprotein translocase subunit SecY, giving the protein MLSSIFNIFRIPELRNRVFFTLAMLVIYRIGFWIPLVGVNQQALEDLATNATEEGTGFGQFMSYASIFSGGSFSQSTIFGLGIMPYITAAIIFQLLQTVVPSLQALKKEGASGQQKITEWTRYATVGMCIIQSIMWLKFMQASNLVQPEFDQSGSLLLFFIAGITTLTAGSLFLMWLGEQIDKYGIGNGVSLILVAGIVSQMPWAIKYLIDNFNPSQAEAEQGAIGVLGIVFLVVAFVIVVAGAILITLAQRRIPIQQARHTRGRKSYGGQRHYLPLRVNHAGVMPIIFASSLLIFPSAFFGYLSSSAAASADPVGWWVATTTFLNSNFQMGEYPYIIFEIGMIYFFSYFWTTVVFSPDDMARQLKENGSFIPGLRPGPRTAEYLETVVERVTYVGAGFLAVIAVIPSIVNKQMEVPFMVSSFLGGTGLLIVVSVGLDLLQRVEANLMMRNYSGFLGGSDAARPSRAGRRP; this is encoded by the coding sequence ATGTTGAGTTCAATTTTCAATATTTTTCGGATACCTGAGCTACGCAATCGCGTTTTCTTTACGCTTGCGATGCTCGTGATCTATCGCATTGGCTTCTGGATTCCGTTAGTTGGCGTCAATCAGCAAGCACTCGAAGATCTTGCAACCAATGCGACGGAAGAAGGAACTGGTTTTGGCCAGTTCATGTCCTATGCATCTATCTTCTCTGGCGGGTCATTCAGCCAGTCAACGATCTTTGGCCTTGGCATCATGCCATATATCACCGCAGCGATTATCTTCCAGCTATTGCAAACAGTTGTTCCAAGTTTGCAGGCTCTCAAGAAGGAAGGCGCTTCAGGCCAGCAGAAGATCACTGAATGGACTCGCTATGCCACGGTCGGTATGTGCATTATTCAGTCAATCATGTGGCTGAAGTTTATGCAGGCCTCGAATCTTGTCCAGCCAGAATTTGATCAGAGTGGATCTCTGCTGCTGTTCTTTATTGCCGGTATTACAACGCTCACCGCAGGAAGCCTCTTTTTGATGTGGCTCGGTGAGCAAATCGATAAATATGGCATTGGTAATGGTGTCTCTTTGATCCTTGTTGCAGGCATCGTTTCCCAAATGCCTTGGGCGATCAAATACTTAATTGACAACTTCAATCCTTCGCAAGCGGAGGCCGAGCAAGGTGCCATTGGAGTCCTTGGAATAGTATTCCTGGTAGTTGCCTTCGTGATCGTGGTGGCTGGCGCTATTTTAATTACATTGGCGCAGAGACGTATACCAATTCAGCAGGCCCGACATACACGAGGGCGTAAATCATATGGTGGCCAAAGGCACTATTTGCCACTGCGGGTGAATCATGCTGGTGTGATGCCAATTATTTTCGCGAGCAGTCTTCTGATTTTCCCGTCTGCGTTTTTTGGATATCTAAGTAGTTCTGCTGCAGCATCCGCTGATCCAGTTGGTTGGTGGGTTGCAACGACAACATTCCTTAATAGTAATTTCCAGATGGGGGAGTACCCGTACATCATCTTTGAGATCGGGATGATCTACTTCTTTAGTTACTTCTGGACGACAGTGGTATTTTCCCCAGACGATATGGCCAGGCAGTTAAAGGAAAACGGCAGCTTCATACCAGGTCTGAGACCTGGTCCGAGAACGGCCGAATACCTTGAGACTGTCGTTGAGCGCGTTACATATGTAGGCGCGGGATTCCTGGCAGTTATTGCAGTGATTCCATCGATTGTGAATAAACAGATGGAAGTTCCATTTATGGTCTCGAGCTTCCTTGGTGGAACTGGCCTGTTAATTGTCGTGAGTGTTGGCCTTGACCTTCTCCAGCGTGTGGAGGCGAATCTCATGATGCGAAACTATAGTGGATTCCTTGGTGGATCCGACGCTGCCAGGCCGAGCCGCGCAGGGCGCAGGCCGTAG
- the rpsQ gene encoding 30S ribosomal protein S17, with the protein MVTSDARDKSRKVVISFQSKHPKYGKYMKKRTVINVHDENNESHNGDRVEIAECRPISKTKSWVLVRVIESTGEVHATKLAADIA; encoded by the coding sequence GTGGTTACGTCTGATGCTCGAGATAAGTCACGAAAAGTGGTGATCTCATTTCAGTCAAAACACCCGAAGTACGGGAAGTACATGAAAAAGAGAACTGTGATCAACGTGCACGATGAAAACAACGAGTCTCACAACGGTGATCGTGTTGAGATAGCTGAGTGTCGGCCGATTTCCAAGACGAAGTCATGGGTATTGGTGCGTGTTATTGAGTCAACGGGTGAAGTTCATGCGACCAAGCTTGCGGCTGACATCGCCTAA
- the rpsK gene encoding 30S ribosomal protein S11: MAKKKKVRRNISKGIAHIHASFNNTIITLTDINGETLCWESAGTVGFKGARKATPFAASRAAERIVQKAKRMGMRDVEVRVKGPGSGRESAIGALQNNGLNITAVEDHTPIPHNGCRPRKRRRV, from the coding sequence ATGGCTAAGAAGAAAAAAGTACGAAGGAACATAAGCAAGGGTATTGCCCATATCCATGCGTCCTTCAACAACACAATTATTACGCTAACAGATATCAATGGTGAGACCCTTTGCTGGGAATCAGCAGGTACTGTTGGATTCAAAGGTGCGCGAAAGGCTACGCCTTTTGCAGCATCGCGAGCGGCGGAGCGGATTGTGCAGAAAGCAAAGCGCATGGGTATGCGAGATGTCGAAGTGCGTGTGAAGGGGCCTGGTTCAGGTCGTGAATCCGCAATTGGTGCTTTGCAGAACAACGGGCTTAACATCACCGCGGTAGAAGATCACACGCCGATTCCTCATAACGGATGTCGGCCTCGTAAACGGCGCCGTGTGTAA
- the rpsM gene encoding 30S ribosomal protein S13 has product MPRIAGVDIPDKKKVRYALRYIYGIGPRFSDIILAEAGVDPEKKAGELTDQEVSQVSSVIDGGYLVEGALRRQVQQNVQRLRDIRAYRGERHRRGLPVRGQRTRCNARTRKGRKKTVAGKKGVKAH; this is encoded by the coding sequence ATGCCACGTATTGCCGGTGTAGATATCCCTGATAAGAAGAAGGTGCGTTATGCCCTTCGCTATATCTATGGAATTGGTCCCCGTTTTTCAGACATCATTCTGGCCGAGGCTGGCGTTGATCCTGAAAAGAAGGCTGGAGAGTTAACCGATCAGGAAGTCTCTCAAGTTTCTAGCGTGATTGACGGCGGCTATCTGGTTGAAGGTGCACTTCGTCGTCAGGTACAACAAAATGTGCAACGGCTTAGGGACATTCGAGCGTATCGTGGTGAGCGACATCGAAGAGGTTTGCCTGTTCGGGGGCAACGTACACGTTGTAATGCTCGAACTCGTAAGGGACGTAAGAAGACAGTGGCTGGTAAGAAGGGCGTGAAAGCTCACTAA
- the rplB gene encoding 50S ribosomal protein L2 codes for MPIRVYKPTTPGRRNASVNLHAEVTKKRPEKSLLRPIKKTGGRNSQGKITVRGRGGGHKRRYRSIDFGRAKDDMTAKVIGIEYDPNRTCHIALLEYEDGTKRYILAPKGVTDGMVLLSSVEPVEPKPGNCMPLKHIPTGLTVHNIEFEPGKKGALCRSAGSGARLTNKEGRWATLVLPSGEIRQVSIECRATIGVIGNSDHQNIKLGKAGRNRWRGRRPKVRGIAKSHHSHPLGGGEGRSKGGREPASTSGTKAKGGRTRKRGQWTDARILRRRKSKRYGQLKV; via the coding sequence ATGCCGATTCGAGTCTATAAACCAACGACGCCAGGACGACGGAATGCTTCCGTAAACCTCCATGCTGAGGTGACAAAGAAGCGACCTGAAAAGTCTCTGCTGCGCCCCATCAAGAAAACTGGTGGGCGTAACAGTCAGGGCAAGATCACAGTTCGTGGTCGTGGTGGTGGCCATAAACGACGTTATCGATCAATTGACTTTGGTCGAGCTAAAGACGATATGACGGCGAAGGTCATTGGTATTGAATATGACCCAAACCGCACCTGTCATATTGCTTTGTTGGAATATGAGGACGGTACCAAGCGATACATTCTTGCTCCTAAGGGTGTTACTGATGGCATGGTTCTACTTAGTTCTGTGGAGCCAGTAGAACCAAAGCCGGGCAATTGCATGCCGCTTAAGCACATTCCTACTGGCTTGACTGTTCACAATATTGAATTCGAGCCGGGCAAAAAGGGCGCTTTGTGTCGGTCGGCTGGAAGTGGAGCTCGCCTCACCAATAAAGAAGGTCGTTGGGCCACATTGGTGTTGCCTTCTGGAGAGATTCGTCAGGTTTCTATCGAGTGTCGAGCGACGATTGGTGTCATAGGCAATAGTGATCATCAGAATATTAAATTGGGTAAGGCTGGCCGCAATCGCTGGCGTGGTCGAAGACCCAAGGTGCGTGGTATTGCCAAGTCTCACCATTCCCATCCCCTCGGTGGTGGAGAAGGTCGTTCTAAAGGCGGACGTGAGCCAGCGAGTACTTCGGGTACGAAGGCAAAAGGTGGACGAACGAGGAAACGAGGTCAGTGGACCGACGCTCGCATTCTGCGACGTCGGAAGAGTAAGCGTTACGGGCAGTTGAAGGTCTAA
- the rpsH gene encoding 30S ribosomal protein S8, with the protein MSQQDLTADMLTRIRNAVRNKAEVVKCLNSKLNRGVAGVLQSEGYIDAFDIIDDGRQGVLRVRLRYGPRGEQIINEIRRVSKPGCRRYNKVTELPKPLQGLGIAVVSTSRGVLSDRQCRQEGVGGELVAIVM; encoded by the coding sequence ATGTCTCAGCAAGATCTAACAGCCGATATGCTGACCCGCATTCGCAATGCCGTCCGAAATAAGGCGGAAGTTGTGAAGTGCTTGAACAGCAAGCTGAACCGTGGAGTAGCCGGTGTACTCCAGTCTGAAGGTTATATTGACGCCTTCGATATTATTGATGATGGACGGCAAGGTGTACTGCGAGTGCGTCTGCGATATGGCCCACGTGGCGAGCAGATCATTAATGAGATTCGCAGAGTTTCAAAGCCGGGCTGTAGGCGCTATAACAAAGTGACCGAATTACCAAAGCCGCTACAAGGCCTTGGTATTGCTGTCGTTTCAACCAGTCGTGGAGTTTTGAGTGACCGTCAATGCCGTCAAGAAGGTGTTGGCGGTGAGCTCGTTGCAATTGTTATGTAG
- the rplR gene encoding 50S ribosomal protein L18: MNRIQQRLIRRIRRKRGLRKRILGVPSRPRLTIFRSSKHIYAQIIDDLSGRTLASASTNEKGSKVNPGGNCEAASEVGKRLADRAQTAGVKQIKVDRNGYRYHGRIRALADAAREGGLKF; the protein is encoded by the coding sequence ATGAACCGAATCCAGCAACGATTGATAAGGCGCATACGGCGCAAACGAGGTCTTCGAAAACGAATCCTCGGAGTGCCTTCTCGCCCACGCTTGACGATCTTCCGAAGCTCGAAGCATATCTATGCACAGATTATTGATGATCTATCAGGGCGTACCTTGGCCAGTGCATCAACGAATGAAAAAGGAAGCAAAGTCAACCCAGGCGGGAACTGCGAAGCAGCGTCTGAAGTTGGAAAACGATTGGCTGATCGAGCCCAGACAGCTGGGGTTAAGCAGATCAAAGTCGATCGTAATGGGTATCGATATCACGGGCGTATTAGAGCATTGGCCGATGCAGCTCGTGAAGGTGGTTTGAAATTCTAG
- the rpsC gene encoding 30S ribosomal protein S3, with protein sequence MGQKVHPFGFRVGITEGHKSRWYAPKAIFPELLVEDYKIRQYVDKRLNRTPPFAAVSDIQIERTREELTVIVRTARPGLVIGPKGTEIDKLSTDLQLLTGRKVQVKIVEIRNPDTDACLVGEAVAEQMKKRANFRRLLKQRCEAAIQNGAKGVRIMVSGRLGGAEMSRKFQVRLGSIPLSTLQANVDYASVPSHTTYGTIGIKVWIYKGMYEEEDEEASTAAGARGRARGRH encoded by the coding sequence ATGGGACAGAAGGTTCATCCATTTGGATTTCGCGTCGGTATTACTGAGGGGCACAAGTCTCGTTGGTACGCCCCGAAGGCGATCTTCCCTGAGCTATTAGTGGAAGATTACAAGATTCGTCAGTACGTGGATAAGCGACTTAATAGGACGCCACCTTTCGCTGCGGTTTCTGATATTCAAATTGAGCGCACGCGTGAAGAGCTGACAGTTATTGTTCGTACTGCTCGGCCTGGCCTCGTCATTGGCCCCAAGGGCACTGAGATTGACAAGTTGAGTACAGACTTACAGCTCCTTACTGGTCGTAAGGTGCAAGTCAAAATTGTTGAAATCAGGAATCCAGACACAGATGCTTGTCTTGTTGGCGAAGCGGTTGCTGAGCAGATGAAGAAACGAGCAAACTTCCGCCGCCTCTTGAAACAGCGTTGTGAGGCTGCCATTCAAAACGGTGCGAAGGGTGTTCGAATCATGGTTTCGGGCCGGCTTGGTGGAGCAGAAATGTCGCGTAAGTTCCAAGTCCGCCTTGGTTCGATTCCTTTATCAACCTTGCAAGCAAATGTTGATTATGCATCAGTACCGAGCCATACAACTTATGGCACGATCGGAATCAAAGTTTGGATCTACAAGGGAATGTATGAAGAAGAAGATGAGGAAGCCTCAACAGCCGCGGGTGCTCGCGGTCGAGCTAGAGGTCGCCACTAA
- a CDS encoding type Z 30S ribosomal protein S14 produces MASKAKFAKMNKTPKFSTRHRNRCAITGRARGYYRKFGVSRIVLRQLALQGMVPGMRKASW; encoded by the coding sequence ATGGCGAGCAAAGCTAAGTTTGCCAAGATGAACAAGACGCCAAAGTTCTCTACCCGACATCGAAATCGATGTGCAATTACGGGGCGAGCACGAGGCTACTATCGTAAGTTTGGTGTCAGCAGAATCGTGCTGCGTCAATTGGCCTTACAAGGAATGGTTCCTGGTATGAGAAAGGCCAGTTGGTGA
- the rpsS gene encoding 30S ribosomal protein S19: protein MSRSLKKGPFVNEKVFKKVMMQSEAGPGSRRPIRTWARACTIVPEFVGFTFQVHNGRSFIEVFVTEDMVGHKLGEFSPTRLFRGHTNKKEGIKRS from the coding sequence ATGAGTCGATCTCTAAAGAAGGGCCCTTTTGTTAACGAAAAGGTCTTCAAGAAGGTCATGATGCAAAGTGAAGCAGGCCCAGGAAGCCGAAGGCCTATCCGAACCTGGGCGCGAGCTTGCACCATCGTCCCTGAGTTTGTTGGTTTTACTTTTCAAGTACACAACGGGCGTTCTTTTATCGAAGTGTTCGTGACTGAGGATATGGTTGGACACAAGCTCGGCGAATTTAGCCCCACTCGCCTTTTTAGAGGGCATACGAATAAGAAGGAAGGCATCAAGAGGTCCTGA
- the rplP gene encoding 50S ribosomal protein L16 → MPKRIKFRKQQRGKLQHNALRGNYVAYGDYGLQALEPHWVTARQIEAGRIAAQHFLRRQGKVYIRVFPDKPISKKPLETRMGKGKADTDFWAARVKRGTMLYEIAGVSEGIAKQAFARIAHKMPVRCRFVGRRLSV, encoded by the coding sequence ATGCCAAAGAGAATTAAGTTCCGTAAGCAGCAGCGAGGGAAACTTCAGCACAATGCATTGCGCGGTAACTACGTGGCATATGGTGATTATGGGTTGCAGGCCCTTGAGCCACATTGGGTAACCGCTCGGCAGATCGAAGCCGGCCGTATTGCTGCACAGCACTTCCTTCGTCGCCAAGGCAAGGTCTATATTCGCGTGTTTCCAGATAAGCCAATTTCGAAGAAGCCACTTGAAACACGAATGGGCAAAGGTAAGGCAGATACAGATTTTTGGGCTGCAAGAGTGAAGCGTGGAACGATGCTTTACGAAATTGCAGGCGTTTCGGAAGGGATTGCTAAGCAAGCCTTCGCACGTATTGCTCACAAAATGCCTGTTCGTTGCCGTTTTGTTGGGAGACGCCTGAGCGTGTAA
- the rpmJ gene encoding 50S ribosomal protein L36, whose protein sequence is MKVKSSIKRRTKDCQIVIRKGKRFVINKKNPRLKQRQG, encoded by the coding sequence ATGAAGGTTAAGAGCAGTATCAAAAGACGAACGAAAGATTGCCAGATCGTCATACGAAAAGGCAAGCGATTCGTGATTAATAAGAAAAACCCTAGGCTAAAGCAGCGACAGGGATAA
- the infA gene encoding translation initiation factor IF-1, with product MAKEEKITLEAEVTEALPDAKFKVKLENDQEILAYISGKMRKFYIRILPGDKVTVEMSPYDMTKGRITYRH from the coding sequence ATGGCGAAAGAGGAAAAGATCACACTGGAAGCTGAAGTAACTGAAGCATTACCCGATGCGAAGTTCAAAGTGAAGCTGGAGAATGATCAGGAGATTCTCGCCTATATCAGTGGAAAAATGCGTAAATTCTATATTCGTATTCTTCCTGGAGACAAAGTGACGGTTGAAATGAGTCCTTACGATATGACCAAGGGTAGAATTACCTACCGCCACTAG
- the rplE gene encoding 50S ribosomal protein L5 has protein sequence MVADKTKSKPRLQELYETTVAPKVMSEFNIANVHQLPRLERIIISCGIGRYLENQKLKQDIHDTVVNTLTTITGQRPILIRAKKSVSNFKVREGSPSAFMVTVRRRQMWNFFDRLVNLAIPRIKDFRGVKDNSFDQAGNYGMGLTEQAVWPEINVANITFQHGMNINMIFERSKPEVSKFVLAELGMPFVRSEAEMA, from the coding sequence ATGGTTGCTGATAAAACAAAGTCAAAGCCACGACTGCAAGAGCTTTATGAAACGACGGTAGCACCAAAGGTGATGTCGGAGTTCAATATCGCTAATGTGCATCAACTGCCTCGGCTAGAACGGATTATTATCTCCTGTGGTATTGGTCGTTATCTGGAGAACCAGAAACTCAAGCAGGACATTCATGACACTGTTGTGAATACACTGACCACAATCACAGGTCAGAGGCCAATTCTCATTCGAGCGAAGAAGTCGGTTTCAAACTTCAAAGTTCGAGAAGGTTCGCCATCAGCATTTATGGTGACCGTTCGCCGGCGTCAAATGTGGAACTTCTTTGATCGACTGGTCAATCTGGCGATTCCACGTATCAAGGACTTTAGAGGTGTAAAAGACAACTCCTTTGACCAAGCTGGAAATTACGGCATGGGTCTCACGGAGCAGGCAGTTTGGCCAGAGATTAATGTGGCCAATATCACCTTTCAGCATGGAATGAATATCAACATGATCTTCGAACGATCCAAACCGGAGGTCAGCAAGTTTGTTCTTGCTGAACTTGGTATGCCGTTCGTTCGATCTGAAGCAGAAATGGCATAA
- the rplF gene encoding 50S ribosomal protein L6, translating into MSRVGKQVIKVPKGVTVRHDASKNEVAVSGPKGDLTYSYHRSIEVKWDEASGELSCAISDQSKDLSNVKAFWGTTRSRIANMVVGVTEGYSKVLEIIGVGWNARVQGQVLQLNIGFCHPVDITPPKGVAFEVKDNKITISGADKQAVGQFAAEARSKRPPEPYNGKGIKYLEEVITRKQGKVFGA; encoded by the coding sequence ATGTCACGCGTAGGAAAACAAGTCATAAAAGTACCGAAGGGTGTCACTGTTCGGCATGATGCCAGTAAGAATGAAGTGGCAGTTTCAGGGCCCAAGGGCGACCTTACTTACTCATATCATCGAAGTATTGAGGTGAAATGGGATGAGGCGTCTGGAGAGCTTTCATGTGCGATCAGCGATCAGAGCAAAGACCTGAGTAACGTCAAGGCTTTCTGGGGTACCACTCGATCGCGAATCGCCAACATGGTTGTGGGTGTGACAGAAGGTTACAGCAAAGTGCTGGAGATCATTGGAGTTGGTTGGAACGCTCGTGTTCAAGGTCAGGTACTACAGCTCAATATTGGTTTCTGTCATCCAGTTGATATTACGCCGCCCAAGGGTGTGGCTTTTGAGGTCAAGGACAACAAGATCACTATTTCAGGTGCGGATAAGCAGGCGGTCGGACAATTTGCAGCAGAGGCTCGTTCCAAGCGTCCCCCAGAGCCGTACAACGGCAAGGGTATTAAGTACTTGGAAGAGGTTATTACTCGTAAGCAAGGCAAAGTCTTTGGTGCTTAA
- the rplV gene encoding 50S ribosomal protein L22, producing MEYKASHRFARIAPRKARLVADSLRGKAIDVAITELEYNKRRAAYYFRAVLKSAIANAEEKDADLPRLFISESRVDEGPTMKRWQPKDRGRAHRILKRTSHLHIALEEKN from the coding sequence ATGGAATACAAAGCATCACATCGATTTGCTCGAATCGCGCCTCGAAAGGCGAGACTTGTCGCAGACTCACTTCGCGGCAAAGCGATCGATGTCGCCATTACTGAATTGGAATACAACAAGCGTCGCGCTGCCTATTACTTTAGGGCTGTATTGAAAAGCGCGATTGCAAACGCCGAGGAAAAAGATGCTGATCTGCCTCGCCTTTTTATCAGCGAATCACGCGTTGATGAAGGCCCAACAATGAAGCGATGGCAGCCCAAGGATCGTGGGCGAGCGCATCGCATCTTGAAGAGGACCAGTCATCTTCATATTGCTCTTGAGGAGAAGAACTGA
- the rplX gene encoding 50S ribosomal protein L24: MPRHICRGDSVIVTSGNDRGVTGEVLRVFPSRGKVLVQGVNMRTKHIKPTQANPQGGLLRKEMPIDQSNVSPAADGKPSRVRFETEKDGSKVRVAVRNGKKLHTLRGPKVKQ, translated from the coding sequence ATGCCGCGACATATTTGTAGAGGTGATTCAGTAATTGTTACATCAGGTAATGATCGTGGTGTAACTGGAGAAGTACTTCGTGTATTTCCGAGTCGTGGCAAAGTGCTTGTTCAGGGCGTCAACATGCGCACAAAGCACATCAAGCCAACGCAAGCCAACCCTCAGGGTGGATTGCTTCGGAAGGAAATGCCTATAGATCAGAGCAACGTCAGCCCAGCGGCCGACGGTAAGCCTTCTCGGGTTCGCTTTGAAACAGAGAAGGATGGTTCAAAAGTTCGTGTCGCGGTGAGAAATGGAAAGAAGCTGCACACACTGCGGGGCCCGAAGGTCAAGCAGTAA
- a CDS encoding DNA-directed RNA polymerase subunit alpha, with translation MHVRWRGLELPAVVQLDSDTATDTFGRFIAEPFERGLGTTVGNSLRRILISSIEGAAIVKCRIAGVEHEFSTMRGVLEDVTDIILNIKGLVVSLDSDEPKTMRLSASGPGDVTADLIEADTAVTIHNPTHKIVTLTEAVDFEMELTVMRGRGYQPASELQSSNEDQVIGEMAIDAVFSPVQRVRFRVENTRVGQKTNYDKLVIDVWTDGTILPEMALVEASKILRKHLNPFVQYFELGNERVSAEASAAATVDDELIRKLDMSVADLELTVRACNCLDSGEIASVAQLVQRSEPELLGLRSFGRTSLREVKRKLTELGLTLGMRLPDGYHADPLPPLTPLSSELIGQMNLDDEDDDSDDLDDLVAGEESSFETPVTQEQVTEDKAPGEGVKTTFTSDQAILEDLEESIGSMLKDSEPENREDPFTTGS, from the coding sequence ATGCATGTTCGATGGCGCGGATTAGAATTGCCTGCTGTTGTTCAATTAGACAGTGATACGGCAACAGATACTTTTGGCCGCTTCATAGCGGAACCCTTTGAGCGAGGTCTAGGGACGACGGTCGGCAATAGCCTTCGTCGGATCCTGATTTCAAGTATTGAGGGTGCTGCCATTGTGAAGTGCCGTATTGCGGGTGTGGAACATGAGTTTTCCACCATGCGGGGTGTCTTAGAGGATGTCACTGACATCATCCTTAACATTAAGGGCCTGGTTGTCAGCCTTGATTCTGATGAACCCAAGACAATGCGACTTTCAGCAAGTGGTCCTGGCGACGTCACAGCGGATTTGATTGAAGCTGATACAGCAGTGACCATTCACAATCCCACTCATAAGATTGTGACACTTACTGAAGCTGTTGACTTTGAGATGGAGCTTACTGTAATGAGAGGCCGGGGCTATCAGCCTGCTTCTGAGCTGCAGAGCTCTAACGAAGATCAAGTCATTGGAGAGATGGCAATAGATGCTGTTTTCTCTCCGGTTCAACGGGTTCGATTTCGTGTTGAAAACACCCGTGTTGGACAGAAGACAAACTATGACAAGCTCGTCATTGATGTCTGGACCGATGGCACAATTCTTCCGGAAATGGCTTTGGTCGAAGCCTCTAAGATCCTGCGAAAGCACCTGAATCCATTTGTACAGTATTTCGAATTAGGTAATGAGCGGGTCTCGGCTGAAGCAAGTGCGGCAGCGACTGTGGACGATGAATTGATTCGTAAGTTGGATATGTCGGTTGCAGATCTTGAGCTCACTGTTCGGGCTTGCAACTGTCTCGACTCTGGTGAAATTGCATCTGTGGCACAACTCGTTCAACGATCTGAGCCAGAGTTGTTGGGGCTACGGAGCTTCGGGCGGACCTCGCTTCGCGAAGTGAAGCGAAAACTTACTGAGTTGGGTCTCACGCTGGGTATGAGACTGCCAGATGGCTATCACGCTGACCCGCTGCCACCACTTACGCCACTCTCGTCAGAGCTGATCGGACAGATGAATCTAGATGATGAGGATGATGATAGTGATGACCTCGATGACTTGGTTGCTGGCGAAGAGAGTTCCTTCGAGACGCCAGTAACTCAGGAACAGGTCACTGAAGACAAGGCTCCTGGCGAAGGTGTGAAGACTACGTTCACCTCAGATCAGGCGATATTGGAAGATTTGGAAGAATCTATCGGCAGCATGCTGAAGGATTCTGAGCCCGAGAACCGTGAGGACCCGTTTACAACGGGATCATAA
- the rplN gene encoding 50S ribosomal protein L14, whose product MIQKESRLEVADNSGARVVSVIGVLGGSTARGRHSRRSVGVGDRIVCSVKKSLPNSQIKTGDKVRAVIVRTKYPTRRKDGSYVRFDSNACVLLSPEGNPVGTRIFGAVARELREKNYMKIVSLAAEVL is encoded by the coding sequence ATGATTCAGAAGGAATCCAGACTTGAAGTTGCAGATAACAGCGGTGCACGCGTAGTGAGCGTCATTGGTGTTCTCGGTGGTTCAACAGCTCGTGGGCGACATTCTCGTCGTTCAGTAGGTGTTGGTGACCGGATTGTTTGCTCAGTGAAAAAATCGCTTCCGAACAGTCAGATTAAGACGGGCGATAAGGTCCGTGCCGTCATTGTTCGAACGAAGTATCCAACCAGACGTAAGGATGGTTCTTACGTCAGATTTGACTCAAACGCCTGCGTCTTATTGTCTCCAGAAGGCAATCCAGTGGGTACCCGGATCTTCGGGGCTGTGGCTCGCGAGCTGCGTGAGAAAAACTATATGAAGATTGTGTCATTAGCCGCGGAGGTGCTCTGA